A genomic window from Variovorax paradoxus includes:
- a CDS encoding ArsR/SmtB family transcription factor: MVHSAAHPDADALDAVFAALSDSTRRTVLETLGERSLSVTELAEPHGMSLTGFMKHLRVLEDAGLISRTKEGRIVRCELSPRPMQEAAVWLSRYEKFWTGRLDALARFLYHQEETEWQTLPPETPPSAPRSPSAGTTASRPTKSGARGPSRKR; encoded by the coding sequence ATGGTTCACTCAGCTGCTCATCCGGACGCCGACGCCCTCGACGCGGTCTTCGCCGCGCTCTCCGATTCCACGCGGCGCACGGTGCTCGAAACCCTGGGCGAGCGCAGCCTCAGCGTGACCGAGTTGGCCGAGCCGCACGGCATGTCGCTCACAGGCTTCATGAAGCACCTGCGCGTGCTTGAAGACGCGGGCCTCATCTCTCGCACGAAAGAAGGCCGCATCGTGCGCTGCGAGCTGTCGCCCCGGCCCATGCAGGAGGCTGCCGTGTGGTTGTCTCGTTACGAGAAATTCTGGACCGGGCGCCTCGATGCACTGGCGCGCTTTCTCTATCACCAGGAGGAGACCGAATGGCAAACCCTTCCGCCCGAGACGCCGCCGAGCGCCCCTCGCTCACCCTCCGCCGGCACTACCGCGTCGCGCCCGACAAAGTCTGGCGCGCGTGGACCGAGCCGCAAGCGCTGA
- a CDS encoding MFS transporter — MLAFAGLSASYFAHIGFFNPYLPLWLKDLGLPIFTISLLASVQSITRVFAPYAWGALSDHTGQRVKLLRFSAAVALLSSFGLWWHGGAWWLALVLLVMFTHTSSMMSLTEAAMAQLVAGDWGRYGRIRLCGSAGFLLTVFVAGEWFERFGMKHFPAWAAGTLAIVLIATMKLPDVREPPAAHDAVKEPIGPVLRNPAVQWFFAALFFQVMSHFSVYAFFSLYLDSIGYGKSTIGLLWALSVVAEIVWFFLQGRLIGLMPMPRWMLVCGIAAVARLGLTAGLGGWIAALVVAQWLHALSFAAHHTTCIAVVSRRFPGHLRGRGQALFTVIGYGFGGVLGVLLGGAVAQVFGYRTMFTAAALLAVLGSLCAWRVVRLDRMERAASKK, encoded by the coding sequence ATGCTGGCATTTGCTGGTCTGTCGGCCAGCTATTTCGCGCACATCGGGTTCTTCAACCCGTACCTGCCCCTGTGGCTCAAGGATTTGGGGCTGCCGATCTTCACCATCAGCCTGCTGGCCTCGGTGCAGTCGATCACACGGGTGTTCGCGCCCTATGCCTGGGGCGCGCTCAGCGACCACACGGGCCAGCGCGTGAAGCTGCTGCGCTTCAGCGCGGCGGTGGCGCTGCTCAGCTCCTTCGGGCTGTGGTGGCACGGCGGCGCCTGGTGGCTCGCGCTGGTGCTGCTCGTGATGTTCACCCACACCAGCTCGATGATGTCGCTCACCGAAGCCGCCATGGCACAGCTGGTGGCCGGCGACTGGGGGCGCTACGGGCGCATCCGGCTGTGCGGCTCGGCCGGATTCCTGCTCACGGTGTTCGTGGCGGGCGAGTGGTTCGAGCGCTTCGGCATGAAGCACTTTCCGGCCTGGGCCGCGGGCACGCTGGCCATCGTGCTGATCGCGACGATGAAGCTGCCCGACGTGCGCGAGCCGCCAGCGGCGCACGACGCAGTGAAGGAGCCTATCGGGCCTGTGCTGCGCAACCCGGCGGTGCAGTGGTTCTTCGCGGCGCTGTTCTTCCAGGTGATGTCGCACTTCTCGGTGTACGCCTTCTTCTCGCTGTACCTCGATTCGATCGGCTACGGCAAGAGCACCATCGGTCTGCTGTGGGCGCTGTCGGTGGTGGCGGAAATCGTGTGGTTCTTCTTGCAGGGCCGGCTCATCGGCCTGATGCCGATGCCGCGCTGGATGCTGGTGTGCGGCATTGCGGCCGTCGCGCGGCTGGGGCTGACCGCAGGGCTGGGCGGCTGGATTGCGGCGCTCGTCGTGGCGCAGTGGCTGCATGCACTGAGCTTCGCGGCGCATCACACGACCTGCATCGCGGTGGTGTCGCGCCGCTTTCCCGGTCATCTGCGCGGGCGGGGGCAGGCGCTGTTCACGGTGATCGGCTATGGCTTCGGCGGCGTGCTGGGCGTGTTGCTCGGCGGCGCGGTCGCGCAGGTCTTTGGCTATCGCACGATGTTCACGGCGGCGGCGCTGCTGGCTGTGCTTGGCAGCCTTTGTGCGTGGCGAGTGGTGAGGCTGGATCGGATGGAGCGCGCGGCCAGTAAGAAGTAG
- a CDS encoding type VI secretion system Vgr family protein — protein MTRRVTIQTPAGDALQFRQLVGREALSQLYAFDIELLGNSNNIDPKTLLGKATTVSVETEGGVRYLGGIATRFGLEQEDARHSFYRMRLRPWLWLATRRSDFRIFQGKSVPDIVMEVLGSYGYPIEKKLTRGDYRQWDYCVQYHESDFDFISRLCELEGIYYHFRHEASQHVLVFADDIAHSHSPLPGGEEVRYHPLEKSGMGQRERIYAWEIAEEVRSGHHYNDDYDFQKPRAELSHLRQMPPGHDHDAYEQYEWPGGFVQHGDGETYARIRNEEQLSQRSRVTGRANLRELATGHTLRLTGHPKADQNQQYLLVGVSYHLQENLQASEGAEGTDGSVQRFAFDAQPTSYAWRPQRTTVKPRTRGPQTALVVGPQGEQIWTDQYGRIKVQFQWDRIGQENEHSSCWVRVSTAWAGATFGMTSVPRIGMEVIVDFLNGDPDYPIVTGCVHNADTMPAWQLPEQKHLSGIRSRELGGGRSNHIVLDDTQGKIQAQLRSDHQSSQLSVGHIGRIEDTAGRKDARGQGFELRTDGHGVMRAGKGLLVTTEARANAQAHITDMSETVGRLTQARDLHEGLSGVAQGAQAHEAGDQDEVTANLKEQNDAIKGRGGNREQGDFPEFQESHLTLASAKGLQTVAQGSTHIVSNEHSALTSGGHTSVSAGKSLLVSVQSAIRMFASKAGMRLVAAGADIDIKALKDSVNVLAKLNITQTANKITIHAKEEVVINGGSSYSRWSSGGIEHGTSGIWREHASVHSLVGPANEGKPALPNPPQVPKGQLDLYHQYIKPTGEKRQGVAQGDFTVVDSEGGTHAGNFDRNGFATVSGLPIGTAKVTFGKDPRDPWEEGSYFGTPKDWKAKGATGAGAEGAGGAVSGLSGLTSGFAGMAGSAGGAAGALAGVAGMGSKAASTLGQVTQAAGVAQQAVGAAQAIQQGGAKALLGQASQAATGMAIQAAGAKLGPMGAPITGVMSGMASGGMKPGIATAAANPALTGRTPGFMG, from the coding sequence ATGACGCGCCGAGTAACGATCCAGACGCCCGCAGGCGATGCGTTGCAATTCCGCCAGCTGGTAGGCCGTGAAGCGCTGAGCCAGCTGTACGCCTTCGACATCGAACTGCTGGGCAACAGCAACAACATCGACCCCAAGACCCTGCTGGGCAAGGCCACCACCGTATCGGTGGAAACCGAAGGCGGCGTGCGCTACCTGGGCGGTATTGCCACCCGCTTCGGGCTGGAGCAAGAAGACGCGCGGCACTCCTTCTACCGGATGCGCCTGCGGCCCTGGCTGTGGCTGGCCACGCGGCGCAGCGACTTCCGCATCTTCCAGGGCAAGAGCGTGCCCGACATCGTGATGGAAGTGCTCGGCAGTTACGGCTACCCCATCGAAAAGAAGCTCACGCGCGGCGACTACCGGCAGTGGGACTACTGCGTGCAGTACCACGAGAGCGACTTCGACTTCATCTCGCGCCTGTGCGAGCTCGAAGGCATCTACTACCACTTCAGGCACGAGGCGTCGCAGCACGTGCTCGTGTTCGCCGACGACATCGCCCACTCGCACAGCCCGCTGCCCGGCGGGGAAGAGGTGCGCTACCACCCGCTGGAGAAGTCCGGCATGGGCCAGCGCGAACGCATCTACGCATGGGAGATCGCCGAAGAAGTGCGCTCGGGCCATCACTACAACGACGACTACGACTTCCAGAAGCCCAGGGCCGAACTGTCGCACCTGCGCCAGATGCCGCCCGGGCACGACCACGACGCCTACGAACAGTACGAATGGCCCGGCGGCTTCGTGCAGCACGGCGACGGCGAGACCTACGCGCGCATCCGCAACGAAGAACAACTGAGCCAGCGCAGCCGCGTCACCGGCCGCGCCAACCTGCGTGAATTGGCAACCGGCCACACCCTGCGCCTGACCGGCCACCCCAAGGCCGACCAGAACCAGCAGTACCTGCTAGTGGGCGTGAGCTACCACCTGCAGGAGAACCTGCAGGCCAGCGAGGGTGCAGAAGGCACAGACGGCTCCGTGCAGCGCTTCGCCTTCGACGCGCAGCCCACCAGCTACGCCTGGCGCCCGCAGCGCACCACGGTCAAGCCGCGCACCCGCGGGCCGCAAACCGCGCTGGTGGTGGGCCCGCAGGGCGAGCAGATCTGGACCGACCAGTACGGACGCATCAAGGTGCAGTTCCAGTGGGACCGCATCGGGCAGGAGAACGAACACTCCAGTTGCTGGGTGCGCGTGTCCACCGCGTGGGCAGGGGCCACCTTCGGCATGACCTCCGTGCCGCGCATCGGCATGGAGGTGATCGTCGACTTTCTGAACGGCGACCCCGACTACCCGATCGTCACGGGCTGCGTGCACAACGCCGACACCATGCCGGCATGGCAGTTGCCCGAGCAGAAGCACCTGTCGGGCATCAGAAGCCGCGAGCTGGGTGGTGGGCGCAGCAACCACATCGTGCTCGACGACACCCAAGGCAAGATCCAGGCGCAGCTGCGCAGCGATCACCAATCCAGCCAGTTGAGCGTGGGGCACATCGGGCGCATCGAGGACACGGCGGGGCGCAAGGACGCCCGGGGGCAGGGGTTCGAGCTGCGCACCGACGGGCATGGGGTGATGCGTGCGGGCAAGGGGCTGCTGGTCACCACCGAAGCGCGCGCGAACGCGCAGGCGCACATCACCGACATGAGCGAGACGGTGGGCCGTCTCACTCAGGCGCGTGATCTGCATGAAGGCCTGAGCGGAGTGGCACAAGGTGCGCAGGCCCACGAGGCTGGCGACCAAGACGAGGTCACTGCGAACCTCAAGGAGCAGAACGATGCCATCAAGGGACGGGGCGGCAATCGCGAGCAGGGCGACTTCCCGGAGTTCCAGGAATCGCACCTGACGCTGGCCAGCGCCAAGGGCCTGCAAACTGTTGCGCAGGGCTCGACCCACATCGTGAGCAATGAGCACAGCGCGCTCACCAGCGGTGGACATACGAGCGTGAGCGCGGGCAAGAGCCTGCTGGTGAGCGTGCAGAGCGCGATCCGCATGTTCGCCTCCAAGGCCGGCATGCGGCTCGTGGCGGCAGGTGCAGACATCGACATCAAGGCACTGAAGGACAGCGTCAACGTGCTGGCCAAGCTCAACATCACGCAGACCGCCAACAAGATCACCATCCACGCGAAGGAAGAGGTGGTGATCAACGGCGGCTCGAGCTACAGCCGCTGGAGTTCGGGCGGGATCGAGCACGGCACTTCCGGCATCTGGCGCGAGCATGCATCGGTACACAGCCTCGTCGGGCCCGCCAACGAGGGCAAGCCTGCGCTGCCCAATCCGCCGCAGGTGCCGAAGGGGCAGCTCGACCTGTACCACCAGTACATCAAGCCGACTGGCGAAAAGCGCCAGGGCGTGGCGCAGGGCGACTTCACCGTGGTCGATTCGGAAGGCGGCACGCACGCCGGCAACTTCGACCGCAACGGGTTCGCGACTGTCTCGGGCCTGCCCATCGGCACTGCCAAGGTCACATTCGGCAAGGACCCCCGCGACCCGTGGGAGGAGGGAAGCTACTTCGGCACGCCCAAGGACTGGAAGGCAAAGGGTGCGACGGGCGCAGGCGCCGAGGGGGCCGGCGGCGCTGTATCAGGGCTTTCAGGCTTGACCAGTGGCTTTGCGGGCATGGCCGGCTCGGCAGGCGGTGCCGCGGGCGCGCTCGCTGGTGTAGCGGGCATGGGCAGCAAGGCCGCGAGCACGCTGGGCCAGGTAACCCAGGCGGCCGGTGTCGCGCAGCAGGCTGTGGGTGCAGCGCAGGCCATCCAGCAAGGGGGCGCCAAGGCGCTGCTCGGCCAGGCGAGCCAGGCCGCAACCGGCATGGCGATCCAGGCGGCCGGCGCCAAGCTGGGGCCGATGGGTGCGCCGATCACCGGCGTGATGAGCGGCATGGCTTCGGGTGGCATGAAGCCGGGCATTGCAACAGCTGCCGCCAACCCCGCACTGACAGGTCGAACACCCGGCTTCATGGGCTGA
- the aroC gene encoding chorismate synthase, whose product MSGNTFGTLFAVTNFGESHGPAIGCVIDGCPPGMELSEADIQGDLDRRRPGTSRHVTQRNEPDAVQILSGVYEGKTTGTPIALLIQNTDQRSKDYGQIAQQFRPGHADFTYWKKYGIRDPRGGGRSSARLTAPMVAAGAVAKKWLAEKYGMVFRGCMTQIGEIAIPFENWEHVPNNPFFAPIADVSALETYMDRLRKAGDSCGARIRVTATNVPIGLGEPLFDKLDAEIAYAMMGINAVKAVEIGAGWDSVTQRGTTHGDSITPTGFVTNNAGGILGGISSGQDLEVSIAIKPTSSIISPRQSIDINNNPVEVVTKGRHDPCVGIRATPIAEAMLALVVMEHVLRNRAQCGDVQAQAGKSEAASPQASFL is encoded by the coding sequence ATGAGCGGCAACACCTTCGGAACACTCTTCGCGGTCACCAATTTCGGCGAGTCGCATGGCCCGGCCATCGGCTGCGTCATCGACGGCTGCCCCCCGGGCATGGAACTCAGCGAGGCCGATATCCAGGGCGACCTCGATCGCCGGCGCCCCGGCACCAGCCGCCACGTCACTCAACGCAACGAGCCCGACGCGGTGCAGATCCTGTCGGGCGTGTACGAGGGCAAGACCACCGGCACCCCCATCGCACTGCTGATCCAGAACACCGACCAGCGCAGCAAGGACTACGGGCAGATCGCCCAGCAGTTCCGCCCCGGCCACGCCGACTTCACCTACTGGAAGAAATACGGCATTCGCGACCCGCGCGGCGGCGGGCGCTCTTCGGCACGGCTGACCGCCCCAATGGTCGCGGCCGGCGCGGTCGCCAAGAAGTGGCTGGCCGAGAAGTACGGCATGGTGTTCCGCGGCTGCATGACGCAGATCGGCGAAATCGCCATTCCGTTCGAGAACTGGGAGCACGTGCCCAACAATCCCTTCTTCGCCCCCATCGCCGACGTGAGCGCGCTGGAAACCTACATGGACCGCTTGCGCAAGGCCGGCGATTCGTGCGGCGCGCGCATCCGCGTGACTGCCACCAACGTGCCGATCGGCCTCGGCGAGCCGCTGTTCGACAAGCTCGACGCCGAGATCGCCTACGCGATGATGGGAATCAACGCGGTGAAGGCGGTCGAGATCGGCGCCGGCTGGGACAGCGTCACCCAGCGCGGCACCACGCACGGCGACTCGATCACGCCAACCGGCTTCGTCACGAACAACGCGGGCGGCATCCTCGGCGGCATCAGCTCGGGGCAAGACCTCGAAGTGAGCATCGCGATCAAGCCCACCAGCTCGATCATCAGCCCGCGTCAGTCCATCGACATCAACAACAACCCCGTCGAAGTCGTCACCAAGGGCCGCCACGACCCGTGCGTCGGCATTCGCGCGACGCCCATCGCCGAGGCGATGCTGGCGCTGGTGGTCATGGAGCACGTGCTGCGCAACCGCGCGCAGTGCGGCGACGTGCAGGCGCAAGCCGGCAAGTCCGAGGCCGCGTCGCCGCAGGCGTCCTTCCTGTAG
- a CDS encoding MFS transporter, translating into MKNTPAPDRATVREWTGLAVIALPCMLYSMDLTVLNLAIPSISEDLKPTASQLLWIVDIYGFFVAGLLVTMGTLGDRIGRRRLLLIGAAAFGIASVLAAFSTSANMLIATRALLGVAGATLAPSTLSLIRNMFLDPGQRTVAIGVWISSYSAGAVIGPVLGGVLLQFFPWGSVFLIGVPVMVLLLVLGPLLLPEYRDPDAARLDLASVALSLGAVLPMIYGVKQIAEHGMHAIPVLSIVLGLVLGALFVRRQKRLADPMIDLRLFSLPAFSVSLGSYMLACFVMFGIFLYNAQYLQLVLGLSPLHAGLWSMPGAGAFIVGSMVVPALARRMRPAFVMGGGLAVAALAFGMLAVLPAQDGLAWMVGSAVISSLGLAPVFTLATDLVVGSAPPERAGVASAISETSSEFGGALGIAILGSIGAAIYRNTMADAVPMGLAGPAEVEAARSTLGGAVVLAGQLGGSAGAELLDAGREALLHGLRLTAGICAAVLLFVGGLVAVRLRGAGGAVAPETPGAAALPER; encoded by the coding sequence ATGAAGAACACACCAGCCCCGGACCGCGCCACGGTGCGCGAATGGACCGGCCTGGCGGTCATCGCGCTGCCGTGCATGCTCTATTCGATGGACCTCACGGTGCTGAACCTCGCGATCCCGTCGATCAGCGAAGACCTCAAACCCACGGCCTCGCAGCTGCTGTGGATCGTCGACATCTACGGCTTCTTCGTGGCCGGCCTGCTGGTCACCATGGGCACGCTGGGCGATCGCATCGGCCGGCGTCGGCTGCTGCTGATCGGTGCGGCGGCATTCGGCATCGCCTCGGTGCTGGCGGCGTTCTCCACCAGCGCCAACATGCTCATCGCCACCCGGGCGCTTCTAGGCGTGGCGGGGGCGACGCTGGCGCCGTCCACGCTCTCGCTGATACGCAATATGTTCCTCGACCCGGGGCAGCGCACCGTGGCCATCGGCGTGTGGATTTCGAGCTACTCAGCCGGTGCCGTCATCGGCCCGGTGCTGGGCGGCGTGCTGCTGCAGTTCTTTCCATGGGGCTCGGTGTTCCTGATCGGCGTGCCGGTGATGGTGCTGCTGCTGGTGCTCGGGCCCTTGCTGTTGCCCGAGTACCGCGACCCCGACGCGGCCCGGCTCGACCTGGCCAGCGTTGCGCTGTCGCTGGGCGCGGTGCTGCCGATGATCTACGGCGTCAAGCAGATCGCGGAGCACGGCATGCATGCGATACCGGTGCTGTCGATCGTGCTGGGGCTGGTGCTTGGAGCGCTGTTCGTGCGCCGGCAGAAGCGGCTGGCCGACCCGATGATCGACCTGCGGCTGTTCAGCCTGCCGGCCTTCAGCGTTTCGCTCGGCTCCTACATGCTGGCCTGCTTCGTGATGTTCGGCATCTTTCTGTACAACGCCCAGTACCTGCAGCTGGTGCTCGGCTTGTCGCCGTTGCATGCGGGCCTGTGGAGCATGCCGGGCGCAGGGGCTTTCATCGTCGGCTCGATGGTCGTGCCGGCGCTGGCGCGGCGCATGCGACCGGCCTTCGTGATGGGCGGCGGGCTGGCAGTGGCGGCGCTGGCTTTCGGCATGCTGGCCGTGCTGCCCGCGCAGGATGGGCTGGCCTGGATGGTGGGCAGCGCGGTCATCTCCTCGCTCGGGTTGGCCCCGGTGTTCACGCTGGCGACCGATCTGGTGGTGGGCAGCGCGCCGCCGGAGCGCGCGGGCGTGGCCTCGGCGATCTCCGAGACCAGTTCGGAATTCGGCGGTGCGCTGGGCATCGCGATCCTCGGCAGCATCGGCGCGGCCATCTACCGCAACACCATGGCCGATGCCGTGCCGATGGGTCTTGCGGGCCCAGCCGAGGTAGAAGCCGCCCGCAGCACGCTGGGCGGCGCGGTTGTGCTGGCCGGGCAGCTTGGCGGGAGCGCGGGCGCTGAACTGCTCGACGCGGGCCGCGAGGCCTTGCTGCATGGCCTGCGCCTCACGGCCGGTATCTGTGCGGCGGTATTGCTGTTCGTAGGCGGGCTGGTGGCCGTGCGCCTGCGCGGCGCGGGAGGTGCGGTAGCACCCGAAACCCCGGGTGCCGCCGCATTGCCGGAGCGTTGA
- a CDS encoding SRPBCC family protein, translated as MANPSARDAAERPSLTLRRHYRVAPDKVWRAWTEPQALKLWFGPEEIVSVPIAEVDLRVGGRFRVAMLANDGETHDVSGTYLEVVPNRKLVFSWAWRSTPERESRVTVRIEPDAEGCELVLLHEQFFDEAARDAHNHGWSGALVKLERWLSLAA; from the coding sequence ATGGCAAACCCTTCCGCCCGAGACGCCGCCGAGCGCCCCTCGCTCACCCTCCGCCGGCACTACCGCGTCGCGCCCGACAAAGTCTGGCGCGCGTGGACCGAGCCGCAAGCGCTGAAGCTCTGGTTCGGGCCCGAGGAAATCGTCTCGGTGCCCATCGCCGAGGTCGACCTGCGCGTGGGTGGCCGTTTTCGCGTGGCCATGCTGGCCAACGACGGCGAGACGCATGACGTGAGCGGCACGTATCTCGAAGTGGTTCCGAACCGCAAACTGGTCTTCAGCTGGGCCTGGCGCAGCACGCCCGAGCGCGAGTCGCGCGTCACCGTGCGCATCGAGCCCGATGCCGAAGGCTGCGAACTGGTGCTGCTGCACGAGCAGTTCTTCGACGAAGCCGCGCGCGATGCCCACAACCACGGCTGGAGCGGCGCGCTCGTCAAGCTGGAGCGCTGGCTAAGCCTCGCTGCCTGA
- a CDS encoding LamG-like jellyroll fold domain-containing protein yields MSVSDDPRGARTPRIASPAESNDSEQNNNTPPRRQVLKLGASLLTVGGSSALLAACGGGSGGSPALGPLPAPAPAPASAPPPAPPAVAAKISSFALAVMPDTQFYARYATAEESDQYDKRFGSAPFAAQTKWIAANAKALNIPFAIHLGDVVDQVGKPDQWKVADAAMKVLEDAKLPYSVLAGNHDVMKDIDYSIDPVGGTDASRTPANEPYIQWFGAERAKQQATFGARDPSGFHEYHVFEAQGQKFMVLSLSWRISDAGIAWARQVIAKNPTLPVILVNHQLLNIAPDGTSPLETDYGKMLWEKLIRDNDQIFMTLNGHHHGAAHLTKVNDFGRKVEEMVVDYQMAYQGGNGLMRLYEFDLTNKKIKVLSFSPWVPQKPAATLNSFDQAVLTTPNEAFVIDMDFAQRFAGFNKSFGTGSATIDSSLVDKARAMILANYKDPATVEQRPAANSDDYPKVANTLAHWRFFGGTVNQPVLPGTVVADVTGNNPLHRDALNQGGVVGAADGDIVWTDDRHYLSAAPGSVRFLNTNKNTPRLSYFLTDTTAPINAQTLESGYTIEAFIKIDKSWTSSNQAWMNIMTRDGRRGDLAGYSGGDPESPPMLFAISSLREVQWEVVPSPAGTREPKANWSGEVIADRWVHVAIVNDPVSHDTTMYVEGAPVLRNAAAIPGLATLSATSPWVVGGGSWDGARADGFFGNIGEVRVVAAALTPTQWLTARKPA; encoded by the coding sequence ATGTCCGTTTCCGACGACCCGCGCGGCGCCCGCACGCCGCGCATTGCTTCGCCTGCCGAATCGAATGATTCCGAACAGAACAACAACACGCCGCCGCGCCGCCAGGTGCTCAAGCTCGGCGCATCGCTGCTGACCGTTGGCGGCAGCAGCGCCTTGCTCGCGGCCTGCGGCGGTGGTAGCGGCGGTTCACCCGCCTTGGGCCCGCTGCCGGCGCCTGCACCCGCCCCGGCATCGGCGCCGCCGCCCGCTCCGCCGGCCGTCGCAGCCAAGATCTCAAGCTTCGCGCTCGCCGTGATGCCCGACACGCAGTTCTATGCACGCTATGCCACTGCCGAGGAGAGCGATCAGTACGACAAGCGCTTCGGCAGCGCACCCTTCGCTGCCCAGACGAAGTGGATCGCCGCCAATGCCAAGGCGCTGAACATTCCCTTCGCCATCCACCTTGGCGACGTGGTCGACCAGGTCGGCAAGCCCGATCAGTGGAAGGTGGCCGATGCCGCGATGAAGGTGCTCGAAGACGCGAAGCTGCCCTACAGCGTGCTCGCCGGCAACCATGACGTGATGAAAGACATCGACTACAGCATTGACCCCGTCGGCGGCACCGATGCCAGCCGTACTCCCGCCAACGAGCCCTACATCCAGTGGTTCGGCGCGGAGCGTGCGAAGCAGCAGGCCACCTTCGGCGCGCGCGACCCCAGCGGTTTCCACGAGTACCACGTGTTCGAGGCGCAGGGCCAGAAGTTCATGGTGCTGTCGCTGTCATGGCGTATCTCCGACGCAGGCATCGCCTGGGCCCGCCAGGTGATTGCGAAGAACCCGACGTTGCCCGTCATCCTGGTGAACCACCAGTTGCTCAACATCGCGCCCGACGGCACCAGCCCGCTCGAGACCGACTACGGCAAGATGCTCTGGGAGAAGCTGATCCGCGACAACGACCAGATCTTCATGACGCTCAACGGCCATCACCATGGCGCGGCGCATCTCACGAAGGTCAACGACTTCGGCCGCAAGGTCGAGGAGATGGTTGTCGACTATCAGATGGCCTATCAGGGCGGCAACGGCCTGATGCGCCTGTACGAATTCGACCTGACCAACAAGAAGATCAAGGTGCTGTCGTTCTCCCCGTGGGTGCCGCAGAAGCCGGCAGCCACGCTCAACAGCTTCGATCAGGCCGTGCTCACCACGCCCAATGAGGCTTTCGTCATCGACATGGATTTCGCGCAGCGCTTCGCGGGCTTCAACAAGAGCTTCGGCACCGGCAGCGCCACCATCGACAGTTCGCTGGTGGACAAGGCTCGCGCGATGATTCTCGCCAACTACAAGGATCCGGCCACGGTCGAACAGCGGCCCGCCGCGAACTCGGATGACTACCCCAAGGTGGCGAACACGCTGGCGCATTGGCGCTTCTTTGGCGGCACAGTCAATCAGCCGGTGCTGCCGGGCACTGTTGTGGCCGACGTCACGGGCAACAACCCGCTGCATCGCGACGCACTGAATCAGGGTGGCGTGGTAGGTGCTGCCGACGGCGACATCGTGTGGACGGATGACCGCCACTACCTTTCCGCCGCACCTGGTTCGGTGCGCTTCCTGAACACCAATAAGAACACGCCGCGTCTGAGCTATTTCCTCACCGACACGACTGCGCCGATCAACGCGCAGACGCTGGAAAGCGGCTACACCATCGAAGCCTTCATCAAGATCGACAAGAGCTGGACCAGCAGCAACCAAGCGTGGATGAACATCATGACGCGCGACGGCCGTCGCGGTGACCTCGCGGGCTATTCGGGCGGCGACCCGGAATCACCGCCCATGCTGTTCGCCATTTCGAGCCTGCGCGAAGTGCAGTGGGAAGTGGTGCCGAGCCCGGCTGGTACTCGCGAGCCGAAGGCCAACTGGTCGGGCGAGGTCATTGCGGACCGCTGGGTGCACGTCGCGATCGTCAACGACCCGGTTTCGCACGACACCACGATGTACGTCGAAGGCGCGCCAGTGCTGCGCAACGCCGCGGCCATCCCCGGGCTGGCCACGCTCTCGGCCACATCGCCATGGGTGGTGGGCGGCGGCTCATGGGACGGTGCCCGTGCTGACGGCTTCTTCGGCAACATCGGCGAAGTCCGCGTCGTTGCGGCGGCATTGACGCCAACGCAGTGGCTCACGGCACGCAAGCCGGCCTGA